In Dermacentor variabilis isolate Ectoservices chromosome 1, ASM5094787v1, whole genome shotgun sequence, the genomic stretch CAGTTTAAAGGCATCGGAGCGTCGACGGAAGGGCGGATAAGGCGAAACCCGATTTAATTTTAATAGGTTCGTGGGTCGGAAACAGATGGGTAAGTACtaggcgaaggggggggggggggggggtgtataaaGGTTGTTGATGTTCTTGTTGAAACTTCTACCCGGTCTTCTTGtatttcgcttcttttttttttttattgccactaACACTCTGGCGACACTTCATGCACTTTCGGGGATGTTTCTGCGTTTCTATGTCTccaaccgttttcccgccaacttggttcactgggtagtccatggtctaatgggtagagcatcgagCTATACTGCACTGAGGGAAccgtgttcgaaaccaaccgttgaAAAATTGGGCCCCTGGCTATGTGCCGCATTTCAGTGAAACTATGTGATGCCAGCCTGGGTCCCGGAGTATGTGCCGCTgtttaatgagaaaaaaagatCCTCTAAACTTTTTTCCAGTGCTGGGCGCGATCGAATTCGCGTCGTATATATTCAGACACTCTTGTGAATATATATTCAGTCATGCGCCATGTGCGGTCCTCGCGGCGGCGCCGTTAGGTGGAGCAGCGTGTCCGGAGGGAAGCTCGAGAGAGGAGCCCGACTGCATGTGCGCCTCATGCATGGCGTGTTTCAGCGGTGGTAATATGCCGTGTCGCTacgttgcttgaatgctaatcgcattaacgttgaCTTTCATCGTGAGGTGGGTAGggtgatgtattttttttttcaccgtgcAGAGGTGTGCGAAGGTCGCGTTATGGCTGCCTTGCAATTCTGAAGAACACAAGCGAGGCTGCGAATTATAATACGACAACGAGGCTCGTCGACCGCCGTGTTACTCATTCTTAAATTTGAACATAGGGAATCATGTTTTGATGTCGCATCTCGAGAACTTCGAGGTCAGCTTGGAATATTGAAATAAGATGTTCTTGCATGCTCTTGTAGGCGTGAGGCTTGTTAAATGTATGCGCAATGACGCACTTATTCGCTTCCCTAAAATGTATTAAGAGTGGATCTCGTAGGTCCATACCATTATATGCAAGAGAAGCAGTCTTATTTCCACAACTCCATGCGCTCGTTGTGAAAACGCATGGTGCCTATAGGAATGATTTTCCCTGCAATAACGACCGCACTGCATCAGTCGAGTTACAAAACGAAACCACCAGAGGCTACTACTGACTTGTGTGTACACACTACATGGCCCGCATCGCTCGCattcaaaacaaagaaaatatgaCACATTGGAAACACATGCAGCCTAATTCTGTCTTTCGACCTCAGACCGTATCTTGTAAGTATTCGATTCATCCGATTGCGTTCACTTTGTCCCATCCGTTGCGCAGAGTCACTAATTCCAGAGATAATAGCAGCACGTTGTCGTGCAGCTCGATAATGAAGGGGAAAAATAATTTGGGAACGAATAAAAGTGTAACGAACAAATCAAGGCCCCGTGATGTATGGAGATATAGGCGCTATGTGCGCGACAAAGTACTGCAGCAATAACTTAACTAGCTAGATTATGTAATTACCTTTTAATTGCTAAGTCTAGAGCCTATCCTAACGATGAAGGTTTGAAGCCTATTATTATCCCAGAACGTGAAATATTTCTCCTTAAACAAATTTCTAGCACAGCTGTGCACCTATATGTACGCTGTGTTAAAACTGCTTTCAAATCGCTTGCCTGCGCTCTTTAAAGGAGCTGAACCCGCCACTGTATGCCCCTGATCCATTTTGCCAGCACCTAACCTAAACGATCCAAACCTAAGCTAAGCTTTTCCTTCAGCGAACTAGCTTGTGAGCAGTTGTCAGCTCCGGCGCACGCGGATACTGTAAAGCGCACCAGTTGTTgttttttatcattattatttaactgaaaataaaaggaagagaTGTAGTCATCTTATGATGGTGACGactactccttttcgcatagcagGAACAACAATATAGGAATATAtgtagtaagaaaatgaaaataaatcccGTCATAGGCTCAGTATTATCACGCCACCCACCTGCACCGCGAGCGAGCAGGCTGGTGACGAGCAAGGCGGGTGAGCCGTTGCTTTCCGAAACGAAATATATACACTTAGAGTAATCGTTTACTAGGTGTATCTTGACGCTCAATTtcgatagatttttttttcttttttttttgtagaaagcGAAAGGGCATTTACTAATCATAGGCTCCGGATCGGCATTGCTATAGCATATGCCCTAAACTCGACAAATCCAGAGAAAACACGGCGAAAGCGGGAGatgtaaattcaagacgatgagcaaaacgagaacaaggggaaGGCCGtagctaacgtttcgacaagtggacttctttttcaaggcgacacaCGCGTTCCCTGGATATAGTATATATGGGtacgtatcataagaagccaacaaacaaggacgccaaggacaacataggggaaatcacttgtacttacgaattggattaaagaaatgataaattaatggcaatgaaagtggatgaaaaaacaacttgccgcaggtggggaacgatcccacgtcttcgcattacgcgtcaCGTACTCGTACGTTCCACATCCGCTGTGAAgatttgcgagtggtggcgctggctaacactcccagggttctactaggaaacataaatacccaagaaagtggatggggaaacggcgccgcggtagctgaattggttagaacatcgcacgcgtaattcgaagacgtgggatggttccccacctgcggcaagttgttttttcatccgctttcattgccattaatttatcatatcTTTGATTCAATtggtaagtatatatatatatatatatatatatatatatatatatatatatatatatatatatatatatatatatatatatatatatatatatatatatatatatatatatatatatatatatatatagtgtaacgAACAAATCAAGGCCCCGTGATGTATGGAGATATAGGCGCTATGTGCGCGACAAAGTACTGCAGCAATAACTTAACTAGCTAAATTATGTAATTACCTTTTAATTGCTAAGTCTAGAGCCTATCCTAAcgatatatatatgtgtgtgtgtgtgtgtgtgtgtgtgtgtgtgtgtgtgtgtgtgtgtgtgtgtggtcggGATGATACCCACGACCTTGAGCTCAgtggcgcaacgccatagcccctGAACTACCAAGGCGAGTAAACAAatgaaattatgggattttacgggccaaaaccaccatctaattatgaggcgcgccgttctgggggactccggaaattttgacctcctggggttctttaacgggcacctaagtctaagtgcacggatgttttcgtatttcgcccccatcgaaatgtggccgccgtggctgggattcaatcccgcgacctcgtgcttagcacagCGGCCACTTGTAAAAATTTTCATAGGGCGAATTTCTCGGCACCTGGCTATTTcggtttttcatttttccttcttttttttttaatgataagCTCACATCACGCCAACTTCTTGCTCTGCGGCGCTCCTCTGAAGTTGCAGGCGCATATACGTTGGAAATTTAAGATACGGAACTGCGTAGTGCTTGCTCACGAGTTTCGCACATCTCCGTGAATAACTTTATAATGCAGAAAAGTTTTTCTTGTGATGACAAAGCCATaaaaaactttttttgtgtgtgcctctGGGCACAATGCTTGCAGACCTCGTGGTCGTGCAGACCTCGTGGCGCATTCGCAAAGCAGTTCGCCCGTTCGGACAATTCTCGGGAACACAGCGCCGGTCGATCGCGATAGctaacatattattagcgaaggccgcTCGCCACTGACAAGCAAGCATACGAAGGAAAAGTTCCGCGGATGCGGCACTGGGCAGAATTCGATGCATACTATATAACAACCCATTGCAACGCGAACAGCGGGGCGCGTTGTTTTTGCTTATCCTAGCCAAAAGCAATGGGGGCGAAGATGTACGACAAACTCTGATGTGTCTCAGAACACGGCTCATGACTTTCGCAAGGACCACGCAAGGGCCACGCACACCGCTGCTCGCGTTACAATGACTTGGCATAGTACTTACTTTCATGGGCAATGAGCCATGGTGAATATTACTGACTAGAAAGAAGTAGGAAAAAGCCTTGTCATCCTCGCTGCATATAGTTATGACGTATAGAGCCACACACGCTCGCGGCAACCGTTTATTGGTGAAATAATTAGCTACGACCGCGAGCCTAATCCATGAACTTTTTGGTTCGTAAGAACTGTTATAACCCACCCTCTTCACTAATATGTTCGATATCAAGATTGGTTGGCGCCCTTGCATACGAACTGATTTGTGAACACGCGTGAATTATTCCCAGCCGGCTGAAAATCACAAACAATTGTATTGATTAAAATAGCTGCAGTACGGCCAGCTGTAATATGTAATCATGCACCGTTATCAATTCCTTAACCCTTTATGGACGAGACATGCAAATgcccagaaaaagaaatgtttattttttaactAAATGTGCAAAACATATCAAGAATGAGCAtgatcaacaaaaagaaaaatatatattttgccgaatttttttcagcaatagggGGAAGACCcccaggcagaaaactggaagtgggcttcaccccaagccacctaaggcttcatttggaatttgtacaggcagctctcatcatatgtgaaccataggcgtacatttcatttgctttacatcgcGTTTGTGACACTACTGCAGCCGGAGATCTGACATTGGTCTGTCTCCTCTGATAGTGCATTCAAAATAAAGCGAGTACTATGCCAAGCTTCTTCAGCCTGTGCTCCTGCTCCAAACCAataaatgacgcttgctgcctgtcattcagtgttggccgaagacatttagccagaaacttcgcACTCAATACTGAAACTCGGTGAGACAAAAATTGTTATCTGGTAAGTTAcctgtaggcaacactcgtcAATAATGGGTGGGTTAACGTTATATATGCTTCTCTTACCTTTAAGTCTCATTTTAAATAATTGTAGACCAAGGGTGAAAATTGATGACTGCCTTTAAACGGCTTAGCAAAAGAAACCAAACCTGTTAGGCTGTCTGCGGAAATCTCCAATGCAAACAATTTAGGTGCATTGTCCATTAGTTTTGATAACGTTCCCGCACAGAAATTGAAGGAGATAtacgttaaaaaaaataacatgctGTCACTATACACGCTTGTAAAGCAATCGGAGTAAAACGCTCATTGAATTATGAATCCTCAGAACAATAAGGGCAAAAGCGGAGAAAGAAGTATAATGAATGGTGAGGCGGGCGAATTGCGTTCCAGGGCCCATAACTTATCAGCCCGTCACCATTAGTCATTTCCTTTCTCTGACTGGATCAACGGTCCAGCATCATCACTAAATTTGAGCGGCGTGTGCAGTGCTAGGGCGTGTAAAATATAAGAACAAAAAGTCAAGCCTGTTGCGAGTGCTTCGAATTCGCGAATTGCAAAGAAAACTCGCGCCACAAGACACCTTGCGCTTGTCAGTATGCGTTTACCATGACTTTCGTCTcactgatttcttttcttttttttttgcatgtgataTAGACGCACGTAAACGGCGATCACTGAGGGGCTGGAAAGAATGTTTCGTTGTCATACTTTCTCTTCAGATGAAAATTTACGCCAACTTTCTTGACAGATCAGCGGATTAAGTGgcccagctttttattttttgggGTCACTTATTTGGGGAGGGCACGAACTTGACCGGAGACGGCGAGGGTGATGAGGGCAGGGCAGGCCACATACTAACACGAAATTTTCGGGGcgaatggggaggggggggggcgtgcccTGTGACCATCCCTCCCCTCCTGACTACGCCAGTATACTCGCAGACaattttctgtggcaatgaagggaaagctacgggcgcgtgccTGCTGctcatgtgttaccgcgccaagtagtccggcagcgtttgacagtgcttttggcggctcggaacagacgctgaatcgacgcagcttccacgtgcgacggtttcgcgtttccctAGACGCGGAAGGAAagagccgcaaaataagtaaacctctacactcagtggtgtgctctgtcttatttaactgttgctagtaaGATGCTTGTGTtttgtcttccccagcctaaacgaACGCGGCTtgaaacgcgggactcttttcagaagcgctgtcacttgtgcgcgctttgcctccgtagctttcccttaattcattgccacagaaagtcgtCCGCGAGTATAGTCTCCACCCTTACAAAGGAAAGTtgttacgaggaagctttagctctaaatacatgtaaaaggatcaTTCGTTTTTCTCGTGCTAAATTTGCTAAAACTGCACCAAATcggacgaggtttgttgcatttaaaagaaaaacttaaaatctagtgactattggtttcgcatttttgatttaggtcgtcaatttttattaaaaattggcaaaaatctcgAAATTTCAGGAaccgaaactatcaagttcacaattctgtaactcagcaatgaaaaacatatcacaattatgtgaattgcatctaatagtacatctaaagcgaacaaaattgatgttacacataaTCTCAAAAACATtactaatatggaaatacaggctttggagaacccttgtacacaacgtaacgaattcacgtaagctaTAAATTGACTTAtggaatttgttcgctttgaatgatctaatggattccattgacagaaccgcgatatctgttcttgatgcagaattattaatttgtaaacttcgtgcttctttctTCTCTCGAAATTCCGAATTTCGAAAATGTTTGAAACAAAATTCTGGCCTAAATCGGAATTTCGCTTCAAAAAGACACtataatttacctttctctctcaaatgcaacaaatttcattaaaatcggcccaggggttatctcagaaaagcgtttcatcgttttacatgtattttaataggccgcgTAGAAATtggagcccgagctaaagcttcctcttaagagacgATAACACCATCAGAGGCTTATATGAACCGCAGAGAGCGATAAAAATATTAAGGCAATACATGTTTCACCGAAAACAAAATTTTAGAGCATCCTACATCTAGTATCCCTAGATTGCTATCGTCTGGCGTAAGTGGAAACGGGAACGCCATGGAATGTAATCGTGTTTGGTTTGGTTTATTGTTGTCCGGACAGCTTACTGGTCATGGCCTTCCATTATTCTTCTCGCTGTGTCGTACTGATCCTTTATCACCCAATGCGCAGCCGTATACTCAACGTTTCCGGCAATTTGGCGGTGACATTACTCACTTTACTAATACTGCCCTCCCGTATTGTTCTGCCTACAATCAAGTAATCATCACTGTGGAAACTAAATGGACAGATGGCAAGTTATACCCGTTTCAAGGAGCAGGGAGAATTTTAGTGAGCCAAATTATTTGGCGCGTTCTGTTTGTATGCATTGCGCTGGTAGGATCATCTTTATAGGTCGTTTCATGCCTTGAAACTCTCACTTCCCTCTGACTCAACTCGACCGGTGGCGCAGTGACTCAGAAACTTCCATACTGATCGCAGGACGCGGGATTCATCAAAATATCACAGAACTTGCTGTTAGTCAGTTCGCTCATTTTAGTGGCAGAAACAAGCGTTTTCGGCGTGTCATTTTCAATTGCACACGTACTTTGCGCTTTGCGTAAGGCCTATAGTTGGTATTTGGAAACACACCGGGATGACTTTCGCGTTTCATCTCCACCCCATAATGTGCTATTCCCTCTTTCAAGACAACGGCACTGTTTGACCACCTGCGTAAGCGGTATAACCGAATTATATCTACAGCAGGACCATCCACTCAGAAACACCTCGCTCCCATTATAACATGTGTTACAGCTctatctatagaaaggaaagacAGCAGCACAGCGTTTTCACTACTGGATATTTGGCCGGAGCGTAATTTTTATTTCGCATGGAGTAAGAGAATTGTCAAAGTTCTTGCAATGGGGACGCCCCTGTTCACATGCACAGCGTCAGTCAACCCGCCGGGTGCTTCCGAATGTAAATAAAGACACACAACTGCTTACGCAAAACAGGTGAAATTTTGCAAATCGCATCCTTCTTTAAGAAAGGCCAAATCAGCGCCAGGGGAATAATGTTCCCACCGTAACGTTTTGCCGAGAATGAcgttcgtctctgtctttttgtGCCCACTTCAGGCGAGGTGGTTTTTGAAACCGACGAAGGCAACAAGTGTGCGCCGACTGAGCCGTACTGCGTGACCGTGGCCAACTGTCCGAAGGCCCAGAGGGACATCCGGCGCGGTCTGCACCCGACGATCTGCGACTGGCGGGGAACCGTTTCACTTGTCTGCTGCGCGCAGCCCACTACATTGCCTCCGGTGACTCCAGATCAGCCCCGTACGTATGCACGCAGCCTGTTTGCGGTAGTCCATTTTATTCTTCCCAATGTTCGTAGAACTGATTTCCCTCTTTCATCGGCTCACAACGCTACATAACATGTGACACGGTGTCATAAGGCACGAACAGCGCAAGGGGCATTAACACAAAGACTGTAGTGGAAATCATGTAGGAACCCTCTACCACTGAACACTGACACAGTCGCACACTGGAAGGGAGGAAAGCGAAAAGCCTTGTAAAGTTTTCGTCAGCCGTCAAGTTCAGTCATGGAGAATCTTACAACTACGCCATGCAATTGGCAATCATAAACCGTGGAAGCCGTGAAATATATATGACGCAAATCAGGTCGCGCGCGTAATATTGCATGATTTCGGTCGGCTGAACTACATCCCTCATTGTCCTGCAGTGCCTTAATTGCACCACGCATACACACCATATGTTACAAGCTTTCTTTTTACACACTTGAGGGCATCGAAAACGCATTGTAGAGCCGACTCTTGTTCACATGCAACGCACATTCTCTTTCGCAGACACGCTGCTGCTTCTTAATCCCTGGCTGCACATTAGTCGTCTtgccctttctttcctctttcctcctttctttctttcatttctgtgtttctgtcttctcctttctgaagagtaggcaggcgctgTGCCCTTTCCAGTGGCAGCCTGCTATTCGATTTCCCTTTCTTGTCAAATGTATATATGTTTCCCAAACAAGTAagtattattattgttgttgttgttgttgttgttgttgttgttgttgttgttgttgttgttgttgttgttgttgttgttgttgttgttgttgttgttctctcGATCATCTTTAGCCTTCAAAAAAGCCTAATCTTGCCACTCTTTTATCAGGTCCACTGCCTGACGTTCCATCACCAGAGCCTCCTGTGCAACCACCTGTGATACCGCCTGTACCTCCTGTAGAGCCACCTGTGCAACCTCCTGTGGAACCTCCTGTACAGCCTCCTGTGCAGCCTCCTGTTGAACCGCCTGTGGAAATCCCTGTGGAACCTCCCGTGCAACCTCCTGTGGAACCTCCCGTGGAACCTCCTGTAGCTCCTGTGAGCCCGCCTCTGCCACAGCCGAACCCCGGGACTCCGGTCACAGGGCCACCGTCTGTGGAGGGCACCGGTTCGCCCGCGACCGCGCCCGGTGGAACGTCGGACGGCCGTGAGCCCTCAGAAGGCGGCGCAGACGACAGCTGCGACTGCGACGAAGGTTCGCTCTTGGCATCGCTTACTTAACGAGGCGTAACTTCACAAATAGCGGTGAATTGGAGTGGTTGGAGTCACAAATTCCTCGCGTCTTTTCAGTTAGTGCAATTTCTCTTCAGGCAATTCATAATTCAATGAGCTCAAATCGTCAGTTTGGTCATCGCAGCCTGCCTTCATTCTTGCAACGAAATCATTTGCGCTAAACAGCATGCGAGCCGACAGTAATGACGACAGATGGCCTTAGTGTGAATTTCCTCGAATGATGTTGCATTTCAGAATGGTGTGTTGCAAGCAAGAGCAGGCAGACAACGAAGAAATTGGAAGTGTGCATTATACACAGTAAACGCCATTTCATATTGCGACTATGCTGGTCTGACTAAATTTCCTATTTCATACGCCTATTAGTATGAGCGCGGCCCCATGCAAGTTTACTTATGCGTGCTGAAAAGTAAAAACGGCCAACTACTGCAAAAAATATGCTTGCGCCATACAAGCCGTGTGTCTGCTTGAAGCACAACTTCATACTGATGCACTTATTTCAATCGAAGCATGTAACGGACCACAGCGAGCGCTAAAGCCACGCtctaaaaagtacaaaaaagaaaggcagaaagaaCCTTCCTGCCACCACGCGTCAACAGTGACCCTCTGCGGAACTGCGCACCAAAATCTGCGAGAATACACCAGCGAAAATGTTTACCAATAAAACAGTTGATAAGGCTTATCACCGCGTTTCCATTTTCAAATTGGAAAATAATGCATAGACAAGAGATGCGACGCAAGCATTTCATCTGCGGCGCCATCGCTGATATACATATAAAGCATGTTCTGATATGTAAACACGCAGACGACGCGCACTATGCGTATGAAGTAACACGCCTGTAGACATCCGTGGCCATGGTGTGTCCTCTACCGATGCGTGCAGTTTCCGGAAGGGTTAGTTGGCCTCGTCGTGACTATGTTTTCCTAGGCGATGTTGCAGTCAGGGCTCTACGTATATCGGCGTTACTTGCACGCGTCCCCGTCGGTTTATAGTGGGCCTTAATTTCACCCTTCCGTCGTGGCCCCGCAGACAAAACTCCGCCTCCAGTCAGGAGTTGCGGATTGCGACCCGAGGAAACCGAGTCCCGGCTACGACCGGCGCGGCTACTCTTGGATGAGCCCGTCTACTCTCTGGACGCCCGCAGGGTTCGAAGACCTGGACTGAGAAAGCGGCGGCCGCTCAACGCGCTGTCGCTGCTCCCGCGCCAGCAGCCCAACGGCCGGCtccaacagcaacagcagcagctgcagcagcagcagcagcagcagacgcagtCGTCCTCACCCGAGAATGTCTGGCCATGGATGGTAAGTGGACGCCTATGCTGTGCATCTGCTCAGTCAGCATTTTCGAACGAATGGTTGATGGCACAATTATAGCG encodes the following:
- the LOC142577324 gene encoding uncharacterized protein LOC142577324, yielding MVSAPATSKSTTSRAITGVVVGPVLALLLLVGHTGCVASDPGEVVFETDEGNKCAPTEPYCVTVANCPKAQRDIRRGLHPTICDWRGTVSLVCCAQPTTLPPVTPDQPRPLPDVPSPEPPVQPPVIPPVPPVEPPVQPPVEPPVQPPVQPPVEPPVEIPVEPPVQPPVEPPVEPPVAPVSPPLPQPNPGTPVTGPPSVEGTGSPATAPGGTSDGREPSEGGADDSCDCDEDKTPPPVRSCGLRPEETESRLRPARLLLDEPVYSLDARRVRRPGLRKRRPLNALSLLPRQQPNGRLQQQQQQLQQQQQQQTQSSSPENVWPWMASVVDQVNPARRCAGVLLDQQHVLTAAQCFGPDNGRNSAVMLNLANAPVTLRRVVSVEAHPHFRVPDGYHDLSVVRFEPALTPGQLAPICLPTVLNARRVLNGSVLDAVSWSNRQRDFHPGSMGEKRYQVIDVSSCNHTYAGVDLSPYPAGISHDDFICTQLTANVGDECVGIPGSPLMVQDGKHWTVIGMYSFGVSCSGKAQYPTVFTRVSPYVTWIYEKIGLR